TCACAGGGTTGGTCCTCACCTGCTATTCGGCCCAATTCCTGCCTCCTTCAACTTCCCAGATATCTAGATATCTAGCTCCAGGAGAACCTAAAGACCCACTCCAGTcgggaaaaacaaaaatggtgGGGACAATGCTAGCCATCTCCCACTACGCAGGAGTCCAAGATCCAGCTACCTCTTCTCTCAGGTCACAGGAATCTAGGTCCcctatccctcccttcccccagactGAGGAGTCTGAGCCTCCAGCCTTCTCCTCCCCAGTCCCAGGAGTCAGAGACCACATCCCCTTCCTCCCAGGACACAAGAGTCTGGGCTTTCAACCTCCAACCGTAGACCCAGAAATCTCAGCCTTCAGACTTCTCCCCCCTCAGAACTCAGAAGTCAAGGCCCCcaggacccaggagtccaggtGCATGAGCCGCGGGTGGAGATGAAGGGAGGTCTCCTGAGCCACTCCCTCCACACACATCAGGTCAGACGGGTCCATCTAGCTGAGCCGAAAGCAGGAGGGACCTTCactctttccctcctttctttctctcccttcaggCAGACGCATAACCGGTTCTCAGAGTAGATAATTTCCAGCTCCACCCAATATTCGGACTATGTCTGAAGCCTGGGACTGGGGCCTTGGACTCCTGGGAGTACAGGAGGGGACTGAGGGCCCTGGGACCTGGGAGCGGAGGCAGATGGGTGCCTGTAATCTTGGGTCTTTGAAGAGGTGCGTCTGGGAATCTAGACACCTGAATCCCAACACTCAGAGATCAGATTCAAGAAAATGTTTATAAGAGGGCAGGCCAGACTTAGACCAAAACCCAACATGGTATCTAAAACCCAGAATCTTCTCATGAGATGCAACTAAGGATGTTTTAGGGAGGCTACTCTAGAACTTCAAATTCCCtgagaaggaaacaaaattcaGCTAGGCTGGGTGTAGAATCTAGAAGGCCACGTGCAAGAAGACACAGTACAGAGTGCAGAGAGGACATACACTTCCACATTTACAATGTGCTTGGGGTAGGATCCATACATGGGGCCAAATAGAAGGGCATACTCTAGAACCCAGGTCTGGAACTTTGAACAAGCCAAGAGCAATCCAATAACTTCAAAGAGTGTCTGGGTCACCCCAGAACCCCAAACACAGAGGGGAGGATAATGATATCTAAGAACAGACCTAATGCAGTACATAACAAACCTAAGTCAGGAGACATAATCTAGACATAATCTAGAACTCAGAACCTACCAGGGATGAAGGTATAAAGGTATATTTTATCTTTACAGAATAAAGCAGAGATCGCATGCTTGGTTTTTTCATGCATCTAGATAATGATAGAACTCAGAGGGCAGAATATATGCTCTAGAATTCAGAACATGCCCTGGAGGCAAAGGAAAACCTAGAAAATAGCAAGGAGTTTGCCCGGAACTTAGAATCGCCTGGGGGAAGATGCAGAAAGATGCATTCTGGCAATTGAGAATTTCCTGGCATAAGGACTGAGCTGGcaaagggggtggggatgggggtggtgtgtTCTAGAAATGAGGACATTTCTAGGCTGAAGACTCCAAAAGAGGAGAGAGCCTAGAGCATGTTTAGAATGCTGAAGTGGCAGATGGAGGAAGCCCCCAATCCACCAGGGGACAAGTTCTAAGCCAAGGTCACACCAGGGAAAAGATGGACAGAGAAGGTGGGAATGGATGAGCCGAGAACATAGAACCTGAGGAAGATGCAACGTACAACACTTCAGTGGGAATCCTCGAGATTTAAGACTGTAGAACTGGATGGAATCTAAAACAGGgaagtgcagggacttccctggcagtccagtggttaagactcggcgcttccactgcaggggatgtgggttcgatccctgatcacggaactaagatcctgcatgccacacagtgcagccaaaataaataaataaaaatttaaaatataataaaataaaataggaagtgCATTCTAGAATGGATAGCACAGTTTGGAGAAAGGCTAGAGCACATAAATGGAACACACATATTCTAGCACTTAGAATGCCCCTGGGAAGGGAATGGAATCTAGAACAATGCCAAGGATGTGGCTAGAACCTAGAACACAcccaaaatgaaattttagaagaaaataagcaAGGACTGGCTTCTTAAAAATTGGAACAtgtagggaattctctggtggtccagggattaggactccgtgctttcactgctgagggcccgggttcaatcccaggtcgggGATCCAGCAAGCAGcatggtgcagcaaaaaaaaaaaaaaaaaaaaaaaaaggaacttgtcaaaggggaggagggtgagATCAGAATTTGGCTTGGGAGCATTAGCTAGATATTTGAATTTACCTGGGGAAAGTCGTGCCTTGAATTTAGCATCTAGCCTAGACTTTAGAACAGTACCTTGggtgaaaaaggaacaaagatgtTGACTGGGAGTGTTCTAGGATTTAGGAAGAATCTAGAACACGAAGCATTGCCAGGGCTTATGTTTAGGTGGAAATGTGGAAGACAATTCTAGATCACAGAATGAACCTATGCCATAGAACACATCTGGAGGAAGGCATGTATGTTTGGCTCACCAGTCTGACAGTGTACTCGAAGGATGTGACATCACGATATGAAAAAATCGTGATGGAGTGCTGGAAACATCTCAAGAAGCTGGGTCTCAGGGGAGAACGTTGGAAACCCCAGGGAGCCCAGAAACTGAGATGATATGGAGGTGAAGCAGGGTATTTCAAGGCCACCAGAGATGTCAAATTGATGGGAAATTGTGAGGCTGTAGGGACTTGGGTTCAAAAGAGTAACAGCTGAGTGGCTAGATACTTGGGGTGGTGGGTGGCAGAGTTGGGGAACTGGACTCCTGAATCGTTGTGGAGGCCAAAGCCAGGAGATGGAAGTTTGGAGCCTGAGTCCTTGTTGGATGGAGGGTAGGGGTAGATGGCTTTCGTGGGCAGAATAGAAGGTGGGGTCTGAACTCCTGGGTCCCTGAGGGGAGGCAGGATCAGGGACAAGGCATCTAGGTCTCCAGGGGGCAGCGTGGGTAGAAGCCAGAGAATTGCATTAAGAATTGCATTCTGAGTCCCTGAAAGGGAGAGAGTCATGGCGCCTGAATCCCTAAGGGGGCAGATGCTGGGGTGCCAGGTGGATGGGTATATTTGTCTGAGGGGCACAGGGGCTGTTGAACTGCCTCTGAAGGGAGCAAAAGCTGGAAAACTGGATTCCTAGATCCTGAGGGGGTGAGGGCTACCAGCTGGGGCCTTTAGCCAGAGGAAGTGAGGACTGACAGGGCTCCCAGAGCCCGGTGGGATCTGAGTCCTCAGATGCCAAGATCCCTAAGGTGCACCAGGCAGGAACATTCAGAAGCCCTGACTCCTCAAGTAGAAGCTGGGGTCTCCGAAACCTGGGTTGTTGAGGGTGGAGCTGAGAGCCTGACCAGCGGAACCCTGAGGCCCGGGCGCCCAGGTCGGGGAGGGCCTGGGTATCCCCAGGTCAAAGGCGCGGCGGGGGAGATCCCCGCGCCGCCGGCGCCGCCTCCCCGGCGGCAGCAGCAGGAGATGGGGGACGCGAGGCTGCCGAGAACGGTGACCATGGACAGCTCCAGAGCGGGCCTGTGTCCAGGGCGGCCGCCGAGCCGGCTGGGACTGAGGGACTCGGCCGGCTGTTCAAGCCGGAGGACCAGAGATGGGCAGACTGGGTGCGCGAATGGGGGACTATGCGGACGCGACGGGGGGGCGGCCGGCCCTAGCTGGGGGAGTCTGACACAGCCGGTGTCTGGAGCTCCCAGGACTGGGCCGAGGAGGAGGATCTAGGTCCAGAGGGGCTTCCTGGGGCTGACCTGGGAAATCCAGCCTCCTGGGCCCCGGAGGAGGCGCAGGCGGCAGTACGCCTGGGATTTCAGGGTTCGGTTGGGGACTCAGAGCCGGGAGGGGCACGCCTGAGtctctggggtctggctgtgaAATCTGGGCTCTGAGGTCCCAGGGGATGAAGAAGGGAATCCAGGATCTCAGGGAGGCGGGGGAAGCTCGGCGACGGGTCCCTGGGATGGGCGCTGCCAGGCGGGCCGGGCTGGGCTCTTACCTACCTGGTCCGCGGCGGCTGCGGGCGGAGCTGGGCTGCAGGAGGgacgtggggtggggtggggggaccggGCGGGGCCCCTGGCGGCGGCCGGGGCCCGGATCTGTGGCTCCGGAGCCCTGTCTCCGCCGCTCGCGCGGGCTCCGCGTCTCTTGCTCCGGCTTGGTCGCTGGGGACCCCCCCCCTTGACGGTCTCACAGCCCTCTACCCCCTAAAATAGCCCCCTGCCCCTTTCACCGTTCAGCCTCCCCCCGCGAGGCCGCAGCCGTCAGATCCAGGGGTGCTCACCAGCGCCCCCCAAATCCCACCTTCCCCCGCCAAAaaattcctcctccctcctccccccaccccccgcaaacCAGCTCCGGGGCGGTCGTGGCCCCTTTAACAGAAGACTGACAGACGGGGCCGCATGGCCAATGGGAGGCGGTGTCTGCGCCGGCCGGCGGCTAAACCCCGCCTCCGCACTGCCTGGGAGGGGTCTCGCGGGCGGAGAGCGGGAGGCGGGGCTCAAGGTGGGACTGCCAATAGGCAAGCGGCGTGCGGCGGCTGGGGTGGGAGGCGGAGCCCGGCAGGGGGATGATGTCACCTGGAGCGAGTGGCGCGCGGCGTGGAACGCGAGTCGCGACCCCGGATTCCGGCGGTGGCGCGCGCCGGCCCTCGCGCCGCACGGGACAGGAGGGTGGGAGTAAAGGATGGATTTTAAGGCCGGGGCAGTTCCCGGAGACACGCGCTCGGGTTGGAAGGTGGGGTGAATGCCGGGTCGGCTAGCGCACCTTATTCTGCACCCCTTGCGCCCGCCTCGGGAACTGCACGTGGCACCTCCACCCCCGCCTCCCACTCAGACGATTACGCGGCCGGGAGGGCTCCCCCGGCGGGCTAGGCTAATGGTTCGCTCCGCCCCGCCCACACAGAGGCCGCCCACTGACTTTTGCGCGTTTCAGGCCTCCTCTGTGCGACCAGATACAGAGGAAGGGGGCTTGGCCTCCGCCCTCAGGATCTCTGAAGGGTAGGGGGAGTTGTCTTCAGTTATGACCCAGCGCTCAGACCCAGACCGGGTCCCAGCCTCCAACCTGGACTTGCCGCTAGGAAGCCGGCCAGCCTCTGCCTTCGAACCTGGGGAAAAGCCTCAAGCTCCGCTCTCAGACTCTGAAAAGGGTCTGGTCGTGACCTcagcttctctccttcccccacatcTCCAGACATTCTAACCCCCGGATGCAGAACAGACACAGACACTCAATGAGGGTCAAAGATCTTTAAATAAGGAGCTGGTGACAATAAATACTGtacaggggagggggtgagggtccAGATCTGTGGTTTCAGCCTCGAGACTCCAAGGACCTAAAAGGAGGGTGAAGAGAGGGGAGCCAAGCTCAGGGGAGGGGACCGGGGGAGGCATGGGAGAGAGCCAGGACTGGGGTTCCAGAGCCAAGAGCCCAGGGAAGTGGGCTGAGGGTTCCAGAGGGAGTAGGTTCCCGATCTTGGGATGGGAGTGAGCTAGGAGTCCCCAAGGTATTTAGTCAGAACGGCTTGGAGTGAGAGCCTGGGTCAAGGGTCAGAATCCCAGGGAAAGGAGCCAGGGCTGGAGGTGGCAATCAGGGCCTCAGAAATCATTGGCCTGGTTTGGGAGTCTGGGGACACCGGAGGCAGTGGAGGCCCCAGGGGTGTGGTGGCAAGGGGCTCACGAGTAGCTCTGATGTTGCTGGCGCCGCCGGGCAGAGCGCATCTTCTCAAAGCGGGCCTCCATCTCCTCCAGCACTCGAGGTGTATAGCGCACCACCAGCTTCACCGAGCCCTGGGCAGCCTTCAGCAACTCCACTGCCTTCTCATGCTGCTCACCCTCAACGCTCTGCAGGGGCGGTGCAGACAGCTGGGCCTGGGGCCCACcaccctcaccccgccccccaccctggTACCAACCCCAAGATGCCAAGGCCTCATGTCCTCACGAGAGAGTCACTCTTGGCTCAGAGTCCTCCCCCTAAACCTTCCAAGTTCCCCATGTCAGGGACAAGCCCCATATGCCCTCAGTCACCGAGCTAGACCTCCAGACTCGTCTTTATCCCCTCCCTCCCGGCAGCCCGATGatccccagccccatccctccTGCCCTGACTCCCTCTTCTTTGTCCCCACCACCAGGCCCCAGCTCAGACCTTATCCTCTCCCCACTGGACCTCACCCTAGCCTCCTCCTTGGCCTTCTGGCCTCCAGTCTCTTCCCTCAGTCTATCCCCCACAGAGTCCCAAAGGGGTCTTTCTAGGCCTCCAGGCTGAGCCTATCCTTCCCCTACTCACAAGCCTCCCATGGATCCCCAGGAGGCTTGAGACAAAGTCCCAGCTTCTCAGGACGGCACTTAGTCCCTGCATGACTGACCCCAACCACCTACCTAGTCGTGCCTCCATCTACTCTAAGCACAGTGATTTTAATCACCGGCACGCCGCAGTCCTTCATCAGAACCAAGCCCTTTCTCTTCACCTCGTAGGAGTGCAGAGTCACAGCCCCTACCCACAACACCCTCCGCCAGTAACACCCTTCTCCACcagctcctactcatccttcaaaacccaactCAAATATTCCTTCATCTGCAAAAACTCCCCTCATCTACACTGGTCTGGTGCCACATCTGGGCTCTCACAGTGCTTTGTGCTTCTTCATTATCTCCTTGGTTTAGGACTGTTTCAGTCAGGGTCTATCTCCCTCACCAGAGAGGGACTCCTCGAATGTAGAAGCAGTGGCCAATTACTCTCAGGGTCTGCAGCAaagcccagcacagggccagACACAGAGGCAGTGCTCAGTGTGTGTTGACTGAATGTGAAAAACAGCGACTGTGCTACCTTGGGCAGGCTGTGACCCCAGCCAGCCCTGCCTCAGCTCCCCACTCACCACACCATTCACTGACAGCAGCTGGTCCCCACGCTTGAGGCCTCCGTGGCGGTCAGCCACGCCTCCAGGGATGACACGGGAGATGTAGATGGGCGAATTCTGCTCCTTGCCCCCCATGATGTTGAAGCCCAGGCCCTCATCCGTCTTGGGCAGTTCCACTACCCTGGGATGTGCGTGGCCCTCACTGGCTGTGAAGGCGGCCACCGTGGCCTGGGAGAGAGAAAGCCTCAGGAGGTGAGGGCCCCTCCACGATGTGTATGTGGACTAGGGTGGAGGATCTGCGCCAGGGAGAGGGATTTAGGCCAGAGAGCTTTCCTCAAGCACGGGGCGTCTGCCACACAACTCAACACAAGATCACTCCGTAGTGACAGTACATCCCTTTTAGTCACTTTGGACACTTCAGACTGTCAAAGAGAAAGTCTCCATTTGGTGTGCATGCGTCTTGAATACTCAACACTTGTCAATATCGCTTTTTAACAGAGAGAAACAAGACCTGGACAGAGCTAAGAGCCTCCAGCAAGCAGCAAGAAATAGCATCTAACTGTAGTTTAATAAGATTACAGTGTTTAACGCTAGTTCACTGTTTTCATTGGTTATCTTCTAGTCAGGCATTCGGTACTAGTTTCCATTTGTAGTtgctaaaaatgtcttttttgctAAAGATGTCTTTATACGACACAAACTAAAAATGTgagattatttaaaatacattataaataaatcatagcAAGGGTGGTACATAGATATGGCAAAAATCATGAAGGAGGAAACAGGAATGAATGACTGACATTAGGTAGATATTGAGCTAGACCATGTGATTCAGTGGATACCATGGgcaatggggtgggggggcgccTACCTTGGCTGTGGCGTGGGCCCGGATCTCAGCACTGCCGGTGATGTCCAGCGTGTCATAGAGTTGCTCATACACCTGGCGAAGACGCAGCAGCATCAGGGAGCCGCCAGACCCCTCCTCCCTTCAACTCAGGAGTCCAGGCCCCCAGACCCTCCCACCCAAGGATCCGCCCCGCCCCCGCAACCCGGAGGCCGCGGAAACTACAGCTCCCAAAGAACCCCTGAGCTGAAGCGCGGGCATCCCAAGGAGGGCCGCCCCGGTAGCTGCTGGGAGGCGTAGTCCCCGGGCTCGGGGCGACCAGGAGGAGGACCACGGCCGCCCGCTTGTGCTCGGCGCCGCGTTGCTCTCACCTCCCGGATGGCAGAGCAGAAGCGGCTCTGCAGGACTCGCTGGAGGGCCTGCAACTTCTGCGGGGGCAGCTCCCCGCTGCGCTGGAGCCGCTCGAGGAGCTCCACCGCCCGGGACACGtctgcggggcgggggcggggcacacagacacacaagagTCAGAGGCGTGAAGACGCAGAGAAAGACGGAGAGATGCGGCCAGAGACCAAGTAAGGGCGAGCGCAGACCCCGGGAAGGACAGCAGAGTCCCAGTCGGACACCCGCAGAGTCGCCCGTGGCAGAGACTGCGGCCAATCGGGCGCCCTGCGTCCCCAGGATGCCCATACACACCCAGGCAGGGGTGTGCAGCGGGCGCCCCCTCTCTGGCCGGCTCGCCCACGGACCCTCCCACACCCACCGACTGCTCGACTCtcggcgccccgccccgcccacccccGCCGGGCCCGCCCACCCGCCCGGGCCTTGccggaggaggggcaggggaccGGGCTCCGGGACGCAGgccggggcggggtgggcaggggccccTGGCGCGCTTACCCCGCTCCAGCCCCAGCGGCTCCACCAGCGCAGCCATGTCAGCGCCGCCGCTGCGAGGCACCCGCCTGGCGGTCGCCGGCGAGGAGGGCGGGGCTGCGCGAGGCCACGCCCCGGAGACGAGCGCCCCCTGCGGAGGCGAGGCCCAGTGAGCGCACCGTCCCACCTGCTACCGCTCGGGTCTCGCTGCCCTGCCCTCAGACCCCATCGGTCTGTTGGTTGGGTTTGTGACCCCTCCTACTGCAGCCTCTGTCTGTCTGCACCGCCTGCCATCTCATCTGTCCTGCCCGCCACACCTGTCTCCTGTCCCTTTTTCCCACATTCATTGGACAAACTTATGTTAAACATCTGGGCCCAAGATCATGGACACGATGGTGAGCAGGGCAGATAAGCCCACTGCCCTCCCGGAGCTTAGTCTATGGGTGGGCGGGGGGGCAGGGTAGACAACCAACTATGGCTGTGATCAGaactgggagtggggaggtgatGATCTACGAAGGACACTGACATAGAGCCCTTGGAGGTAAGATCATCAAGAGGTGGGGCGTGGGTCactttccaggcagaaggagccCACGTGGCTGGATAACAGCGTAAGGATTGGAGTGGTTTATGATGAAGGTGAAAAGTTGGCAGGATACAGCTGATGCACAGCCTTGTGTGTTGGCATACTCACGCTGAGGATTTTGGACTCCATGGTAACTCCTAAGAGTAAAATGTGATAttcaaatgtgtattttaagATTACTGTGGACACTGTGTGGAGACTGGATTGGATGCGAGCAAGAGCGGAAGCAGGGGGACAGAGCAGGAGGCTATCCCAGTAATCCCGTGATGGCTGAGACCAGGGCAGAGGCATGGAGGATAAGTGGACAGATTTGGAAATGTTTGGACGTGTCTTAACTGCATATGAGGActgggaggtggaggagaagggGATATTAAGGTGCTTGTGAGGCCTTTTGCTATGATGGTCTATGCTGGTGGAGGGATAGTGGATATTTTGACTTTGAAGAGCCTGTGCAGTATCCAAGGCCTGCAAGCAGTTTTGAGAATTTGGGCGAAGGTGGTAAATAAAGCCATAAGCATGGACAAGAAAGCTGGAGGCAAGAGAATATAGAATGAAGAGGACCTAGAACTGAGTCCTCAAAACTCGTAACATTTAAaattcaggaagaagacaaagaatGGCCAGAAATGTAGGAGGAAACCCCAGGTGGGAGAAaccataagaattttaaaaaatattttatttattttatttatttattcatttttggctgcctcgggtcttagttgctgcacgcgggctcttcgttgcggtgcgcaggcttctctctagttgtggcgtgcgggttttctctctctatttgtggcgtgggggctccagagtgcgtgggctctgtagtttggggcgcacaggctctctagttgaggtgcacgagctcagtagttgacgcgtgtgggcttagttgccccgtggcatgggggatcttagttccctgaccagggatcgaacccacgtcccctgcactggaaggtggattctttaccactggaccaccagggaagtcctgagaagaGAGTGTTTCTGAAAAAAGAAGTAGGCAGTGGTATCAGATGCTCTAAAGAAATGTAGATGTAGACAAGGCTGGAGAAGTCTGGTTGTTGCTTTACCATCAGCTGGATGGGTAAAGTATATCCTCAGTTAACTTCACCATTAGTGGGATGGACTCCAGAAAAGGGCTTTTGCAAAATGAGAGGACTAGAGTAGGTTTGTCTGTCCCTCTCCTTCCTAgtatatttctcttattttaacaaaaaaaataacGTAGTTacagagttaaaaacaaaatcagggcttccctggtggtgcagtggttaagaatccgcctgccaatgcaggggacatgggttcgagccctggtctgggaagatcccacatgccgcggagcaactaagcccatgcgccacaactactgagcctgcgctctagagcccacgtgccacaactactgaagcctgcgcgcctagagcccgtgctccgcaacaagagaagccaccgcaatgagaagacggcgcaccgcaaggaagagtaacccccg
Above is a window of Balaenoptera ricei isolate mBalRic1 chromosome 19, mBalRic1.hap2, whole genome shotgun sequence DNA encoding:
- the LIN7B gene encoding LOW QUALITY PROTEIN: protein lin-7 homolog B (The sequence of the model RefSeq protein was modified relative to this genomic sequence to represent the inferred CDS: substituted 1 base at 1 genomic stop codon), whose amino-acid sequence is MGSEGRAARPERXQVGRCAHWASPPQGALVSGAWPRAAPPSSPATARRVPRSGGADMAALVEPLGLERDVSRAVELLERLQRSGELPPQKLQALQRVLQSRFCSAIREVYEQLYDTLDITGSAEIRAHATAKATVAAFTASEGHAHPRVVELPKTDEGLGFNIMGGKEQNSPIYISRVIPGGVADRHGGLKRGDQLLSVNGVSVEGEQHEKAVELLKAAQGSVKLVVRYTPRVLEEMEARFEKMRSARRRQQHQSYSSLESRG